From one Mytilus trossulus isolate FHL-02 chromosome 10, PNRI_Mtr1.1.1.hap1, whole genome shotgun sequence genomic stretch:
- the LOC134687706 gene encoding uncharacterized protein LOC134687706: MENKKETDVGITIQTWDETQKCAAEFKKLLRILTARIKNLEETRFSEELRATIDQELNCFSERITDTAAQLNEIPHLVAELQNTMLKFNLTNQLPHIRRERGRALIPATDSGFDSTTYSGTSKIINSGIIPSTNRPFDDETYSDTTQDITNSDKNIKAPG, from the exons atggaaaacaaaaaagaaactgATGTTGGAATTACAATTCAAACCTGGGACGAAACTCAAAAATGTGCTGCggaatttaaaaagttattgcGTATACTTACTGCTCGAATAAAGAATTTGGAGGAAACAAGGTTTTCAGAAGAATTACGGGCCACAATTGATCAAGAACTGAACTGCTTTTCGGAAAGAATAACGGATACAGCAGCTCAATTAAATGAAATTCCTCATCTTGTTGCAGAATTGCAAAATACTATGCTAAAATTCAATCTTACCAATCAATTACCTCATATTCGACGGGAAAGAGGAA GAGCACTTATTCCTGCAACAGACAGTGGATTTGACAGTACGACTTATAGTGGGACCTCAAAGATTATCAACAGCGGAATTATTCCTTCAACAAATAGACCATTTGACGATGAAACTTACAGTGACACTACACAGGATATAACCAATAGCGATAAGAACATTAAAGCACCAGGTTGA